One part of the Jilunia laotingensis genome encodes these proteins:
- a CDS encoding type II toxin-antitoxin system Phd/YefM family antitoxin, with protein sequence MQIITTREFRANQKKYFELAEKETIFVSRRNAAPIVVYAATEEDFPSREELEAIQRGIEDIKQGRTFKMRKDESLDDFLNRIEDECNV encoded by the coding sequence ATGCAGATAATTACAACGCGTGAATTTCGTGCCAATCAGAAGAAATATTTTGAACTGGCTGAAAAAGAGACAATCTTTGTTTCTCGTCGTAATGCCGCCCCCATAGTCGTATATGCGGCTACGGAAGAGGATTTTCCCTCAAGGGAAGAATTGGAGGCTATTCAGAGGGGTATTGAGGATATTAAGCAGGGACGAACTTTTAAAATGCGGAAGGATGAATCATTAGATGATTTTTTGAACCGTATAGAGGATGAGTGCAATGTATGA